From Aptenodytes patagonicus chromosome 1, bAptPat1.pri.cur, whole genome shotgun sequence, one genomic window encodes:
- the WDR3 gene encoding WD repeat-containing protein 3 has protein sequence MGLTRQYLRYGPAALFGLVASARGNAAFVALRGERGRCVAVPACEHVFVWDTRKGEKVLILKGLKQEVSCLCPSPDGLHLAVGYEDGSIRVFSLLSGEANITFNGHKAAVTALQYDHLGGRLVSGSKDTDVIVWDVINESGLYRLRGHKDAVTQVLFLKEKNLLVTSGKDTLVKWWDLDTQHCFKTLVGHRTEVWGMALISEEKRLITGSADSELRVWDITYIQEVKDPDEPESKKSKGSSPGAEENAEEDETLELDEHPEERLVKCSKVGSIMREGRDRIVTLATDRTGKILACHGTDAVLEVFSVLSEEEVQKKLEKKMKKAKKKAKQNSEEEPERSVELSLQDEIQRVANVRASSKIKSFDLILSPKGELKIVLLLQNNIIESYNLNLSAQVPQAVRASRITIGGHRSDVRTLAFSSDNIAILSAAAESVKIWNRLTLQCIRTMDCEYALCSLFVPGDRQVIVGTKTGKLQLYDLASGSLMETLNAHDGAVWSIALSPDQRGFVTGGADKCVKFWEFELVKDESSVQKRLSMKHVRILQLDEDVLCVRYSPNQKLLAVSLLDCTVKIFYIDTLKFFLSLYGHKLPVLCMDISYDGTLIATGSADRNVKIWGLDFGDCHRSLFAHDDSVMYLQFVAKSHLFFTAGKDSKIKQWDADKFEHIQTLEGHHQEVWCLALSPNGDYVVSASHDKSLRLWERTREPLVLEEEREMQREAEYEESVAKEEQPVVAGETQGEIGLAGKKTIETIKAAERIMEAIELYREEMAKLMEHKAICKAAGKEVPFPVNPILRAYGNITPSAYVLEVFKKVKSSELEESLLVLPFSYVPDLLRLFNEYIHLGLEVELLCRALLFLLKIHFGQITGNHMLVTVIENLKKTTISRVSEARDVLGFNMAGLQYLKREIEAKDEVTFFADATDRFEEKKRKRKKKEKMVLAVL, from the exons ATGGGCCTCACCCGGCAGTACCTGCGGTACGGGCCGGCCGCCCTCTTCGGGCTGGTGGCCAGCGCCAGGGGCAACGCGGCCTTTGTGGCGCTGCGCGGCGAGCGGGGCCGCTGCGTGGCCGTGCCGGCCTGCGAGCACGTCTTCGTGTGGGACACGCGGAAAGGAGAGAAG GTTCTTATCCTTAAGGGTCTCAAGCAGGAGGTCAGTTGCCTCTGCCCCTCTCCAGATGGGTTGCACTTGGCTGTTGGGTATGAAGATGGATCAATCCGTGTCTTCAGCCTCCTAAGTGGAGAAGCGAATATCACTTTCAACGGACACAAGGCTGCAGTTACAGCCCTGCAGTATGACCATCTGGGTGGCCGGCTGGTATCTGGCTCAAAG GATACAGATGTCATCGTGTGGGATGTCATCAATGAGAGTGGTCTGTACCGGCTGAGAGGACACAAGGATGCTGTCACTCAAGTCCTTTTCTTGAAGGAGAAGAACCTGTTGGTCACCAG TGGCAAAGACACATTGGTGAAATGGTGGGATCTGGACACCCAGCACTGCTTCAAAACTCTGGTTGGACACCGTACTGAG GTTTGGGGGATGGCTTTGATATCCGAAGAGAAGCGTCTGATCACTGGGAGTGCTGACAGTGAGCTGAGGGTCTGGGATATCACTTATATCCAGGAG GTAAAAGACCCTGATGAGCCAGAATCCAAGAAAAGCAAAGGATCTTCACCTGGAGCAGAAGAAAACGCTGAAGAGGATGAGACCCTGGAGCTGGATGAGCATCCCGAGGAA CGCCTCGTAAAGTGCAGCAAAGTTGGATCCATCATGCGGGAAGGGAGAGACAGAATAGTTACTCTTGCCACAGACCGAACGGGCAAGATTTTGGCCTGCCAT GGAACAGACGCTGTTCTGGAAgttttctctgtcctttctgaagaggaagtccaaaagaaattggaaaagaaaatgaagaaagcaaagaaaaaagccaa ACAGAACTCTGAAGAGGAGCCTGAAAGGAGTGTGGAGCTGAGCCTGCAGGATGAGATTCAGCGGGTCGCTAACGTCAGAGCTTCTTCTAAAATCAA GTCATTTGACTTGATTCTCTCTCCAAAAGGAGAGCTGAAGATCGTACTGCTGCTCCAGAACAACATCATTGAGTCGTACAACCTGAACTTGTCAGCGCAAGTCCCACAGGCTGTTCGTGCATCCAGGATAACCATTGGAGGCCACCGGAGTGATGTCAGGACGTTGGCTTTTAGCTCTGACAATATTGCCATTCTCTCAGCAGCTGCAGAGTCTGTAAAGATTTGGAACAG ATTGACCTTGCAGTGCATCCGGACAATGGACTGTGAGTACGCACTCTGCTCGCTCTTTGTCCCAGGAGATCGGCAGGTCATCGTTGGCACCAAG ACAGGGAAGCTGCAGCTGTATGACCTGGCTTCTGGGAGTCTGATGGAGACACTTAATGCTCATGACGGGGCGGTGTGGTCCATTGCCCTTTCACCAGACCAG CGTGGCTTTGTGACAGGAGGTGCCGATAAGTGCGTCAAGTTCTGGGAGTTTGAGCTTGTGAAGGATGAGAGCAGTGTTCAGAAAAG GCTCTCCATGAAACATGTGCGCATTTTGCAGCTGGATGAAGATGTTCTCTGTGTGCGGTACAGCCCCAACCAGAAACTGCTGGCTGTCTCCTTACTGGATTGCACTGTGAAGATTTTCTACATTGACACGCTCAAG tttttcctctctctgtatgGACACAAGCTGCCAGTGCTGTGTATGGACATCTCCTAT GATGGGACTCTAATTGCGACCGGCTCTGCTGACAGGAACGTGAAGATTTGGGGCTTGGATTTTGGGGACTGTCACCGCTCTCTCTTTGCCCATGATGACAG tgtgATGTATCTGCAGTTTGTGGCGAAATCCCATCTCTTCTTCACAGCTGGGAAGGACAGCAAGATTAAGCAGTGGGATGCAGATAAATTTGAGCACATCCAGACACTGGAG GGGCATCACCAGGAGGTGTGGTGTTTGGCACTCAGTCCCAATGGAGACTACGTGGTGTCAGCATCCCATGACAAGTCCTTGCGCCTCTGGGAAAGGACGAGGGAGCCACTTGTtttggaagaggagagggagatg CAACGAGAAGCTGAATATGAAGAGAGTGTGGCGAAGGAAGAGCAGCCTGTG GTGGCTGGAGAGACGCAAGGAGAGATAGGGCTGGCAGGAAAGAAGACTATTGAAACCATCAAAGCG GCTGAGCGGATCATGGAAGCTATTGAACTGTACAGAGAAGAGATGGCAAAACTAATGGAGCACAAGGCCATATGCAAAGCTGCGGGAAAAGAG GTTCCCTTTCCTGTCAATCCCATCCTCCGTGCCTATGGAAATATTACA CCTTCTGCGTATGTGCTGGAAGTTTTCAAGAAGGTCAAGTCGAG TGAGCTGGAAGAGTCTCTCCTGGTGCTGCCGTTCTCCTATGTCCCTGACCTGCTCAGACTCTTCAATGAATATATTCACCTGGGTTTGGAAGTTGAACTCCTGTGCCGAGCTCTCCTCTTTCTGCTCAA GATACATTTTGGGCAGATCACAGGCAACCACATGTTGGTGACAGTGAtagaaaatctgaagaaaaccaCTATCTCCAGAGTCAGCGAGGCCCGG